CGCCCGTATCCGGGTGCACAGCCGTGGCAGGGTTTACCTGCCTAGTCCTGAGGCCATCGTTCTCAAGCCACTCATAGGTCAATTCATTCGCATTGCAATAGTCCTCTACCTGAGACTTGTCTTCAGTTTGGAACACCACCGACCACGACAGATCCAGAGTCGAATAATTACGAACATACATCACGCCCCTTTGCTCAAATTTGTCCCGTACCGACTTCGGCAGCATGTTGTATACGACTCGGCTATCACCAATCGGAGTCTCGCCTCCGGTTTCGGCTGGAAGTAGACACAAAAAGCCAATCCTATTCGGCCAATTTCGCGAATACGCATTTTCGTTATGTTGTGGGATTACCTCGCTCTCAGGATATTCCGTCGCCGTGTAAACATTCCCGCGCAACTTGGTCCGCGGCGTTGAGCGATAAGTATATTCGAGTAACTCGGCTCCAAACAGCGTCGATAGAATCTTGCCAAACTGCGTGCTGCCGGGCACCTTCAACCCACGAATCAATATAGCGCCGTTGGTTTTGATCCAGCTCTGAATATCTTGCTGATATTCTTCAGCCCAGTTCACCGCATTCAATCCACTGGCTTCAACGTCAAGCAACATTGGCA
Above is a genomic segment from Blastocatellia bacterium containing:
- a CDS encoding TauD/TfdA family dioxygenase — its product is MNAASLSPQRITASDLKPIGGLPMLLDVEASGLNAVNWAEEYQQDIQSWIKTNGAILIRGLKVPGSTQFGKILSTLFGAELLEYTYRSTPRTKLRGNVYTATEYPESEVIPQHNENAYSRNWPNRIGFLCLLPAETGGETPIGDSRVVYNMLPKSVRDKFEQRGVMYVRNYSTLDLSWSVVFQTEDKSQVEDYCNANELTYEWLENDGLRTRQVNPATAVHPDTGEKVWFNQAHLFHVSNLGKEVADTLLTSLGEESLPRNAYYGDGAPIEVEALELIRSIYEQTKIKFAWQKNDLLLLDNMLFTHGRESYIGARKVLVGMACPNR